The window CCAATGAAGTATATATTATACTTATTCCTGTATGATGAATCGTTTGTACCAAAGTGAGCCTGACATTGTTGTGGTGGTCTGGCAGCTCTTGCTTGTAATTAATTAAGAATCTGATCGTTACGTCAATTACTATGCCCAAAGCCACACTAAAGACCAGTACAGTTGAAGGTTTCAGCGGAATGCCCACCCAACCCATAACACCAGCCGTGAAAATCAAGGGAACAATATTGGGTATGATAGAACAAAGCAGTATTCGGAAAGAACGAAACAGGTAAAGCATACAAAGCGTGATCAGCACAAAAGCCCAGATGATGGAGTCTTTCAACCCATTGATAATGAAGCGAGAACCTTCAAGAAAGGTTACACTACTACCTGTAAATGTGACTTTATATGTTGCAGTGTCGAAAATACGGGCAGACGCAGCAGCAAAAGTGTCTAACAATAATGGAAGTTGCTTGCTGCCAATATCTTTCATGTTCACACTGATTCTGGCCATTTGCCGGGTACTATCCATAAAACTGCTGACCAACTTCTGCAAATTACCCTTGGTATTTCCCTGACCTCTCAGATATGGGCCTAAAAACAACATATCACCATCATAAGGCACATCATAACTCAGTGTATCACCATCATAATAGGCCTGCTTGGCAAATTTCAAAGCTTCTACAAAAGACAATGGGCGCGCAGTTTCCGCACGTTGATCGATATAATCCGAAAACTCAGCAATCTTATTCATGGCAGCGGTAGACCTCACCAAACCATTTTTCTTTTTCGTATCCACTACTATTTCCAAAGGCATCACACCACCAAAAGACTGTTCAAACCATTTCAGGTCTGTATAAATTTTATCTGTCTTAGGTAAATCATCTACGATAAAACCTTCACTCTTTAGTCTGAATACACCTACTAATGCAAAAATCATCGCAGCAGCCGTGATAAGATATACCATGCGCTTGTGGTGAAATGTCCAACGCTCTACAGCAGCCAGCAACCTTTGGAGGAAAGGATTATCAAGATAGCGCACATGCTTTTTCTGTGGAGGTGAAAGAAAACTGAGCACTGCCGGAATAAAGACAAGAGAAATAAGAAACAATGCCATGATATTCAAGCCAGCTACATAACCAAACTCTTTCAGTAATGCACTTTCTGTAAGCCCAAACACCGCAAATCCAATAGCAGCGGCAATATTGCAGAATAGCGTAACGATACCCATTCTACCCACCATTGTTACAATGGCTTTTTCTTTTTGTCCTATTTCCTTGTAAGCTGTATGATACTTATTTAGGAAATAGATACAGTTGGGTACGCCTATCACTACCACCAAAGGTGGGATTAGGGCATTCAATATGGTAATCTTATAGCCAAACAACACCATCGTACCAATACTCCACACAACACCCATCAATACTACACCTAAACTCATGAGGGTTGCGCTGAGTGAACGGAAGAATAAGAATAGTGTGATGGCAGATAATACAATTGAGCCAATTAGAAAGAAATTCATTTCACTGGCAATCCGATTAGCTACCGTAGTTCTGATATAAGGTAATCCGCTTACATGCGCTTTGATGCCTGTGTTCGATTCAAACAGCTGAACAGCATGTAAAATTCGATTTACCAAGCCAGTTCTGGCTTTGCTGTTGATGGTATCTTTATTTACACTAATCGCAAATAAATAAGCATTTGACTCAGGGGAATACAATAATGTCTTATAAAAAGGCAGCCCTTGAAAAACAGTTGCTGCACTATCCAGTTTGTCCTGTTGCTGATAGGTTTCGGCGAATATTTTTGAGGCGATCAGTTGCTCACCAGCACTGTCCTTAACCAGACTTACTGCACCCGGTACACTCAACACTTCCGT is drawn from Chitinophagales bacterium and contains these coding sequences:
- a CDS encoding MMPL family transporter, translated to MWYRIGRVILQYRIFFLSVLACLTIFFGWHAAKVQMSYDFTRAIPTNNEKYQDYQAFRQKFGEDGNLLVVGINTDKFFTPNVFNAAAELHRSLKQISAVTEVLSVPGAVSLVKDSAGEQLIASKIFAETYQQQDKLDSAATVFQGLPFYKTLLYSPESNAYLFAISVNKDTINSKARTGLVNRILHAVQLFESNTGIKAHVSGLPYIRTTVANRIASEMNFFLIGSIVLSAITLFLFFRSLSATLMSLGVVLMGVVWSIGTMVLFGYKITILNALIPPLVVVIGVPNCIYFLNKYHTAYKEIGQKEKAIVTMVGRMGIVTLFCNIAAAIGFAVFGLTESALLKEFGYVAGLNIMALFLISLVFIPAVLSFLSPPQKKHVRYLDNPFLQRLLAAVERWTFHHKRMVYLITAAAMIFALVGVFRLKSEGFIVDDLPKTDKIYTDLKWFEQSFGGVMPLEIVVDTKKKNGLVRSTAAMNKIAEFSDYIDQRAETARPLSFVEALKFAKQAYYDGDTLSYDVPYDGDMLFLGPYLRGQGNTKGNLQKLVSSFMDSTRQMARISVNMKDIGSKQLPLLLDTFAAASARIFDTATYKVTFTGSSVTFLEGSRFIINGLKDSIIWAFVLITLCMLYLFRSFRILLCSIIPNIVPLIFTAGVMGWVGIPLKPSTVLVFSVALGIVIDVTIRFLINYKQELPDHHNNVRLTLVQTIHHTGISIIYTSLVLIAGFIIFCFSGFGGTQSLGWLTSLTLLIGTITNLVLLPVLLGQLHKTQGVTE